ACTTTATTTGTTATAAGAATATAATTGTTGAACTTAAAGCTGAAAAAGCGATTACGGATATTGATCGCTCGCAGATTATTAACTATGTGAAGATAACAAAATGCCCCTTGGGTATACTTGTCAATTTTGGTGAGAGTTCTTTAATGTACGAACGTTATGTCTGTACGAAAGATTAGTTTTATTCGTCTTATTTATTATATATATAATTAGCCTCATTTTTTCTATCCGTATTGTTTTTTATTCGCGTCATTCGTAGTATTCGATAAATTCTAATGAGAGCATCTTTATATTCTATAATTCGTGCCATTTGTGTCATTCGTAGTTTTAATAGATATGTCTTTATATTCTAAAATTCGTGTTATTTGTGTCATTCGTAGTATTTTAACTCATTTATAAGTTATGTTTTTAAAATGGATATTTGATAAACTCGCATCTTTGTTTGGTTTGCTATTTCTTAGTCCTGTATTATTGGTAGTAGCAATTCTAATCAAGGTGAAGATGCCTGGTCCTATTTTGTTTTGTCAGAAGCGAGTGGGGCAGTATGGCAAACTGTTTATTGTATATAAGTTCAGATCGATGACAGTCAAGGCAGAGGCTTCTGTGGCAAGTAGGGATTCAGAAGCAACTTCTATTGCTTCAACTGAACAGTGCCGCATCACACCACTTGGCGAGAAACTTAGACGTTATAAGTTAGATGAGTTACCAGAACTCTGGAATGTTCTCAAAGGTGATA
The Prevotella melaninogenica DNA segment above includes these coding regions:
- a CDS encoding sugar transferase, whose translation is MFLKWIFDKLASLFGLLFLSPVLLVVAILIKVKMPGPILFCQKRVGQYGKLFIVYKFRSMTVKAEASVASRDSEATSIASTEQCRITPLGEKLRRYKLDELPELWNVLKGDMSFVGPRPDVPGYADQLQGEERDILKLKPGITGPASLKYRNEEELLASVENPAQYNDEVIFPDKVKLNLYYLKNYSFIKDIQMIVCTVLGKKMDYAGEKI